From one Chlamydiifrater phoenicopteri genomic stretch:
- a CDS encoding OmpA family protein, which yields MKIYRLFFSLLITSLFLSSCGMPVWQDNCCGGCHGLLRKGHQSQFAFVPFYEEEDLTQGKVGDYDVKEEQLYKQAPKTTNAFRNVTFATDSYTIKGENNLAILQSLVQYLKKNSKTTLFIEGHTDERGAAAYNLSLGSRRANAVKEYLIKQGVPANRLLTVSYGKEHPVHPGHNELAWQQNRRAEFKIHVG from the coding sequence ATGAAAATATACCGCTTATTTTTTAGCTTACTAATTACCAGTCTTTTTCTCTCCTCTTGTGGAATGCCCGTGTGGCAAGACAACTGTTGCGGAGGATGTCACGGGCTCTTACGTAAGGGACATCAATCCCAATTTGCTTTTGTTCCTTTTTACGAAGAAGAGGACCTCACTCAAGGAAAAGTTGGCGATTATGATGTTAAGGAAGAACAGCTCTACAAACAAGCGCCCAAAACTACAAATGCTTTTAGAAACGTCACTTTCGCGACAGATAGTTACACAATTAAAGGAGAAAATAATTTAGCTATTTTGCAAAGCTTAGTTCAATACCTGAAGAAAAATTCTAAAACAACGCTATTCATAGAAGGTCATACTGACGAGCGCGGAGCTGCTGCCTACAACTTATCCTTAGGCTCTCGAAGAGCTAATGCTGTAAAGGAATACCTTATTAAACAAGGGGTTCCAGCCAATCGTTTATTGACAGTTTCTTACGGCAAAGAGCATCCCGTCCATCCCGGACATAACGAGTTGGCCTGGCAACAAAACCGTCGTGCGGAGTTCAAAATCCATGTGGGTTAA
- the tolB gene encoding Tol-Pal system protein TolB, giving the protein MRSRFSFIITCLLPILSSQPSLAKELEVSVRTEARSVPVSVSLDFSASQLQAQEKRNYSDQLFEIFKKDLAAGDRLTPISTKTDAATTPLRVSLKIRYPELSASCCFSGEGRENLKLPPQLLSGILAEDRKKIHLLADNVHEALTGVPGICSGVILFTLSTSHQQNEESLKQGELWTIDYDGANLAQRTEEKSLSVTPRFIRSTSKFYPYLYVSYKTGVPKIFINTFDKLQGQRVISLRGNQLMPDISCHKNKLVFVSDINGNPDIFLQPFSLASGTLGKPFPLLNASFGTQGNPTFSPDGTKILFVSNKDGSPRIYIMPIEPEIGAPYLLTKRYRNCSCPSWSNNGRFVAFCAVVKGFRQIFVHDLATKEDLQLTFSPENKENPSWAKDDWHLVFSSGSSDKSDIYLLSIFTKKTTKITSGPGEKRFPSWGAFASQPKRLL; this is encoded by the coding sequence ATGAGAAGTCGATTTTCTTTCATAATCACCTGCCTGCTGCCAATCCTTTCTTCCCAGCCTTCCCTCGCCAAAGAGCTGGAAGTTTCGGTAAGAACCGAGGCTCGCTCTGTTCCTGTGAGCGTTTCTTTAGACTTTTCGGCGTCTCAACTTCAGGCGCAAGAAAAACGTAATTATTCCGATCAATTATTCGAAATCTTTAAAAAAGATCTCGCCGCAGGAGACCGGCTGACGCCCATTTCTACTAAGACTGATGCAGCGACAACCCCTCTACGCGTATCATTAAAGATTCGTTATCCAGAGCTCTCAGCATCTTGTTGCTTTTCTGGGGAAGGTAGAGAAAATCTCAAACTGCCTCCTCAATTACTTTCTGGAATTCTTGCTGAAGATCGAAAAAAAATTCATCTCTTGGCGGATAATGTTCACGAAGCTCTCACGGGCGTTCCTGGCATTTGTTCTGGAGTTATCCTTTTCACATTAAGCACCTCTCATCAACAAAATGAAGAATCTTTGAAACAGGGCGAGTTATGGACAATAGATTATGATGGGGCTAACTTGGCCCAAAGGACGGAGGAAAAGTCCCTTTCTGTAACTCCCAGATTTATCCGTTCTACCTCAAAATTTTATCCCTACCTCTATGTTTCCTATAAGACTGGCGTTCCAAAGATTTTCATCAACACCTTTGATAAACTCCAAGGACAACGCGTAATATCTCTGCGGGGGAATCAGTTAATGCCTGATATTTCTTGTCATAAAAACAAACTAGTTTTTGTCTCAGACATCAATGGCAATCCGGACATCTTTTTACAGCCTTTTTCTCTAGCATCTGGAACTTTAGGCAAACCTTTTCCCTTATTGAATGCATCTTTTGGAACACAAGGAAATCCTACCTTTAGTCCAGATGGAACAAAGATATTATTTGTTTCCAATAAGGACGGCTCTCCTAGAATTTATATCATGCCTATAGAACCGGAAATTGGGGCCCCCTATTTACTCACTAAACGTTATCGCAACTGTAGTTGTCCTTCGTGGTCCAATAATGGGCGGTTTGTAGCCTTTTGTGCTGTAGTCAAGGGCTTTCGTCAAATATTTGTTCATGATCTGGCGACAAAAGAAGATCTACAGCTCACTTTTTCCCCGGAGAACAAAGAAAATCCTTCTTGGGCCAAGGATGATTGGCATTTGGTCTTCAGTTCCGGATCCTCAGATAAATCTGATATCTATTTACTTAGCATTTTTACTAAAAAAACAACTAAAATTACTTCGGGTCCAGGGGAGAAGCGCTTTCCTTCCTGGGGAGCTTTTGCGAGTCAACCAAAGAGATTATTATGA
- a CDS encoding ExbD/TolR family protein, which translates to MKRFLFTSKEDKEPSVDLTPLIDVVFVILMTFMVSVPFIRLDSIALSPSTTKNTSTPEQKLPEIILRVSAEGAVTVNDQPADIHSLSLKLKSLKQQHPLAIPLLLHDEKASFGTYRKIKDQVEAVGFKDLHVALRNS; encoded by the coding sequence ATGAAACGGTTCCTATTCACTTCTAAAGAGGACAAAGAACCTTCTGTCGACCTTACGCCATTGATAGATGTCGTCTTTGTGATTTTAATGACTTTTATGGTTTCTGTCCCTTTTATCCGACTGGACTCCATAGCTCTGAGCCCTTCGACAACAAAGAACACTTCAACTCCAGAGCAAAAGCTCCCGGAGATCATCTTACGAGTCTCTGCAGAAGGAGCCGTCACCGTAAATGATCAACCAGCGGACATACATTCTCTGTCATTGAAATTAAAGAGCTTAAAGCAACAACACCCTCTCGCTATTCCTCTTCTTTTACATGATGAGAAAGCCTCCTTTGGAACCTACAGAAAAATCAAAGATCAGGTAGAGGCTGTCGGATTTAAAGATCTCCACGTAGCTTTGAGGAACTCGTGA
- a CDS encoding MotA/TolQ/ExbB proton channel family protein, translating to MILLAQNPVFYAYKEAGFFGKAIFLLLLLISIFTWIILQQKITVQQNFRRSGKSLKEFLIKNRNTPLSLDIHPEVSPFADLYYTLKRGTLELLDKNRAVSPDKGPVLSSEDILSLENLFGVVMPKYRSLLGKNNFIPATAISVAPFLGLLGTVWGILEAFSSIGSSGGETLMAGIATALGTTVAGLLVAAPSLVTYNYLKAQENALTLEIEQTAYLLLNAISVKYRQNTL from the coding sequence ATGATACTTTTGGCCCAAAACCCCGTTTTTTACGCTTATAAAGAGGCTGGCTTCTTCGGGAAAGCTATATTTTTACTACTGCTGTTAATCTCCATCTTCACCTGGATAATTCTACAACAAAAGATCACCGTGCAGCAAAATTTTCGTCGCTCAGGAAAAAGCCTTAAAGAATTTTTAATAAAAAACAGGAATACGCCCCTTTCTCTAGATATTCATCCAGAAGTTAGCCCTTTTGCTGATCTTTACTATACTTTGAAAAGGGGGACCCTGGAATTACTAGATAAAAATCGGGCAGTATCTCCTGACAAAGGGCCTGTTCTTTCTAGCGAAGATATCCTCTCCTTAGAAAATCTCTTTGGCGTAGTCATGCCTAAATATCGCTCCTTACTGGGGAAAAACAACTTCATCCCGGCAACAGCTATTAGCGTTGCTCCTTTCCTGGGCCTTTTGGGAACGGTTTGGGGCATTCTAGAGGCCTTTTCCAGCATAGGAAGCTCTGGAGGAGAAACGCTAATGGCTGGAATAGCTACTGCTTTGGGAACGACAGTGGCTGGTCTGCTTGTCGCCGCACCATCTCTAGTGACTTACAATTACTTGAAAGCACAGGAAAACGCTCTAACTCTAGAAATAGAGCAGACTGCTTATCTGCTCCTAAACGCCATCTCAGTGAAATACAGGCAAAACACTTTGTAA